AGATACAATAGGCCTCGCCAGACTTGCGTTTCCCGGACTGACAAGCTATAGTCTTGACAACCTGATGTCACAATTGGAACTGGATATTCCCGTTCCCGCCGCATACAGGCACAGGGCACTGTTTGACGCTGCGCACACGGCGCTTCTCACCGTGCGCTGTTTTGAGGCTCTCCACGCAAAAGGTGTGCGCACAATGAAGGATCTCCTCGGCAGACAGGGGAGACTGTTCTATAAATGGCTGTAATACAACAGGAAAAAACAGACCTGTTGCATAAAATACAAAAAAACAATAAAATCATCAGTTGTGTTTGATTGTTTTGAACACAGGATGCAGTTTTTGTATTATTACGGAAGGCACAGGAAGTGCCGCCGCCGTGCGAAGCGAAGGACGGTTCATCCGTCCGCGAGCGTGTATGCAAAAAACGCAGGACGCGGTTTTTTGCATTATTAAATCAGAAGGAGACTAACCCATATGGGAATAACCGACTTTTTGTTGGAAAAGATCACCAAAGTCAGCTCTCAGAAAAAGGACATGAAAGAAAATATATGGAGCAAATGCTCCGGCTGCGGGGAAATAAGCTACCGTCAGGAAATAGAGGACAACTACCAGTGCTGCCCCAAATGCGATTTTCACTTCCCCGTTTCTGCAATGCAGAAGATAGAGTACATCATAGACCCCCATTCCTTTATAGAGTTCGACGCAGGCATCCGCTCCCTTGACCCGCTGAAATTCAAAGACAGTAAAAAATACCCGGACAGAATAAAAGCCGCAGTCAAAAAAATGGACATGAATGACGCATTCGTGGGCGGCATGGGAAAAATCAACGGCCGCGAAGTGAATATCGGCGGTATTGAGTTCGGATTCCTCGGCGGCAGCATGGGCAGCGTTGTGGGCGAAAAAATCACCAGACTGGTGGAAAACGCAGTGAAGCACCGCAGACACGTTATCACCATATCCTGCTCAGGCGGCGCGAGAATGCAGGAGAGCATACTCTCCCTCATGCAGATGGCAAAAACATCCGCAGCCCTCGCCAAACTCCGCATGGAAGGTCTTGGGCATATATCACTCCTCACTGACCCCACAACAGGCGGCGTTACTGCAAGCTACGCCATGCTCGGCGATGTGATAATAGCTGAGCCCAAGGCTCTGATCTGCTTTGCAGGACCCAGAGTTATAGAGCAGACAATCAGGCAGAAACTGCCCGAAGGCTTCCAGCGTTCGGAGTTTCTCCTTGAGCACGGCATGGTGGACATAGTTTCCCACCGCAAACGCTGGAGAAAAGACATGACAAGGGTTCTGGACTTCTTCGGCTACAACTGACAAGGAAAAAGCCATTAACGCTTTTGAAGAATATTTCAGAAACACGGGTGAGTTCAAAAACCTTGAGCTCACCCTTTCGCGTATTGAGGGTGCACTGGCCGAAGCCGGTTTCAGGGAAGAGTCACTGGGCAGAATAATCCATGTGGCCGGAACAAACGGCAAAGGCTCCACATGCCGCTTCACAGCGGACATGCTCAAGGCATGCGGCTATAAAACAGCCCTGTTCACCTCCCCGCATATTCTCAAAGTCAATGAACGCATCGTGTCTGACGGGCGTGATATAAGCGATGCGGATTTTGACCGCATATTCGCCGGATGCGTACCGCTTATAGAAAAATACCGCCTCTCATATTTCGAAGCGCTTACCCTCATTGCTTTTATGTATTTCTCAGAACTTAAGCCGGATTTCTCCGTCATAGAAACGGGGATGGGGGGAAGGTTCGATTCTTCAAATGTTCTGAATGTCAAACTGCCTGTCATCACTGCCATTGCCAAGGATCACGCCGCTTTTCTGGGAAACAGTATTTACCGCATAGCTGATGAGAAGCTGGCGATAATTAAGGACAACAGAACCGTTATGCTGGGGATGAATACGCCCTCCGTCACGGAATACATCAGAAAAGCACTGCCTGATAAAAAAATTATATTCACAGAAGAGGCAAGCTCAGAAGTGCCTGCCCCATTCGGGAAAAACCTTGCTCTGGCGGAGAATATTGTGAAGGAGCTCACAGGGAAGCTGCCCCTGAACTTTGTTCCGGTGCTTCCTCCGTGCAGAATGGAACGGATAGGAAGATTCATCCTTGACGGCGCGCACAACCCGCACGGCATGCATGAACTGGTGAAGTCTGCCGATGCATCGAAGATAGGCAGTGTGCTTATCTCCTCCACTGCGGACAGGGATATAAAAAAGCTCGTCGCCCTTCTCTCCCCTAAGTTCCGGAATATCGTAATAACCGAAATTCCGGATAACGAAAGAAGCCTGCGCCTCCCCCTTGACATAGCGGGAACCGTGCAGGAAAAGGACGCTGCAAAAGCGCTCAACATAGCGGTTGAACTTGCGGGAAATGCTGATATACTTGTCAGCGGCTCACTTTATTTGTGCGCCCATATAAAAAAGCTTCTTTCGGATTAATATTTAAAACCTGTGTGCCGCCCCGGCGGAAATGTGTTAAGAAGGGAAACTCGCGTGATCAGACTATTGCTTATTATTCTTTTTACTTCATATATATCCGCAAATGCAGCGGAAATCTTTGTCCCCTCTGGCACTAAGGCGGACAATATCACCCTTGAGGCGGACGAAATGTTCGCGCCGGACAACCTTACCTTTGAGGCCACAGGAAACGTTGTAATCATGCGTGACAATTCCACGCTCACAGCAGACAAAGTTATATACAACAGGGAGACAGGCGTTTTTGATGCCAGCGGGAATGTCCGCCTGAGAGAAGGCGGCAACTTTTTTGACTGCACAAACCTCACATATGACTTTGCTCAGGAAAAAGGAACATTCATTGATGTCAAAGGCTTTGTTGAGCCCTATCATTACCTTGAGGCGGAAAAGTTTGAACGCACCGGACAGGATAACTTCCTGATCGAG
The genomic region above belongs to Geovibrio ferrireducens and contains:
- the accD gene encoding acetyl-CoA carboxylase, carboxyltransferase subunit beta, translated to MGITDFLLEKITKVSSQKKDMKENIWSKCSGCGEISYRQEIEDNYQCCPKCDFHFPVSAMQKIEYIIDPHSFIEFDAGIRSLDPLKFKDSKKYPDRIKAAVKKMDMNDAFVGGMGKINGREVNIGGIEFGFLGGSMGSVVGEKITRLVENAVKHRRHVITISCSGGARMQESILSLMQMAKTSAALAKLRMEGLGHISLLTDPTTGGVTASYAMLGDVIIAEPKALICFAGPRVIEQTIRQKLPEGFQRSEFLLEHGMVDIVSHRKRWRKDMTRVLDFFGYN
- a CDS encoding bifunctional folylpolyglutamate synthase/dihydrofolate synthase, yielding MEGALAEAGFREESLGRIIHVAGTNGKGSTCRFTADMLKACGYKTALFTSPHILKVNERIVSDGRDISDADFDRIFAGCVPLIEKYRLSYFEALTLIAFMYFSELKPDFSVIETGMGGRFDSSNVLNVKLPVITAIAKDHAAFLGNSIYRIADEKLAIIKDNRTVMLGMNTPSVTEYIRKALPDKKIIFTEEASSEVPAPFGKNLALAENIVKELTGKLPLNFVPVLPPCRMERIGRFILDGAHNPHGMHELVKSADASKIGSVLISSTADRDIKKLVALLSPKFRNIVITEIPDNERSLRLPLDIAGTVQEKDAAKALNIAVELAGNADILVSGSLYLCAHIKKLLSD